A genomic window from Strix aluco isolate bStrAlu1 chromosome 32, bStrAlu1.hap1, whole genome shotgun sequence includes:
- the LOC141916942 gene encoding maestro heat-like repeat-containing protein family member 7, which translates to MLVLLPDIMENLLAANSDIRMKALMLFINVIPHMKREEAKLIALRLAEKLLLLFDDESSRVRELSIRLFEDVMKTAVGRNTKKMVKKVQGALLPLFFHTNEKIESVAKPSWDTLRACAEFLGWRRLSFLAETGQTPLIGEYLITHKRNSADEYLLQSLLYVENPQASVREAAVRFMGLAARRRRILRLEKLWEICQSALQSLENDAEHSIRCLAAQTVLILTAVKQKPRSGWSLRSLWCCA; encoded by the exons atgctggtgctgctgcccgaCATCATGGAGAACCTGCTGGCAGCCAACAGCGATATCAGGATGAAGGCCCTGATGCTCTTCATCAACGTGATTCctcacatgaagagggaagaggccaagCTCATCGCTCTGAGGCTGGCAGAgaagctcctgctcctcttcgATGAT gagtccagccgggtgcgggagctctccatccgcctcttcgAAGACGTGATGAAGACcgcggtggggagaaacaccaaaaaaatggtgaagaaagtgcagggtgcgctgctgccgctgttcttccacaccaacgagaagatcgagagcgtggccaag CCTTCCTGGGACACCCTCCGCgcctgtgcagagttcctgggctggaggaggctgagctTCCTGGCCGAGACAGGGCAGACACCCCTGATCGGAGAGtacttg ataaCGCACAAGAGGAACAGCGCGGACGagtatctgctccagagcctACTCTACGTGGAGAACCCTCAGGCCAGCGTGCGAGAGGCGGCCGTCAGGTTCATGG ggcttgctgcGCGGCGCCGGAGGATCctcaggctggagaagctgtgggagatcTGCCAGAGTG CCCTCCAGTCCTTGGAGAACGACGCTGAGCACTCCATCAGGTGCCTGGCAGCTCAGACCGTCCTCATCCTGACAGCTGTAAAGCAGAAGCCAAGGTCAGGATGGAGCCTGCGGTCGCTGTGGTGCTGCGCCTGA